One region of Cobetia sp. cqz5-12 genomic DNA includes:
- the purE gene encoding 5-(carboxyamino)imidazole ribonucleotide mutase: protein MSALVGVIMGSKSDWATMCHTVETLDALGIEHEVKVVSAHRTPDLLFDYADTAAERGLEVIIAGAGGAAHLPGMCAAKTWLPVLGVPVQSSMLSGVDSLLSIVQMPAGIPTGTLAIGRAGAVNAALLAASQLANKYPAIRTALINFRAEQTDRVLDNPDPRPDAPSLSHGGE from the coding sequence ATGAGCGCACTGGTTGGTGTCATCATGGGATCAAAATCGGATTGGGCGACCATGTGCCATACGGTCGAAACCCTGGACGCGCTGGGGATCGAACACGAGGTAAAGGTCGTCTCTGCCCATCGCACGCCCGACCTGCTGTTCGACTATGCCGATACCGCTGCCGAGCGTGGCCTTGAGGTCATCATCGCCGGCGCTGGCGGCGCGGCACACCTGCCGGGCATGTGTGCCGCCAAGACCTGGCTGCCGGTGCTGGGCGTGCCGGTGCAGTCCAGCATGCTGTCAGGGGTCGATTCCCTGCTCTCCATCGTGCAGATGCCCGCCGGCATCCCCACCGGCACGCTGGCCATCGGCCGCGCCGGTGCCGTGAATGCCGCGCTGCTGGCCGCCAGCCAGCTGGCCAACAAGTATCCGGCCATCCGCACCGCGCTGATCAACTTCCGTGCCGAGCAGACCGACCGTGTGCTCGACAATCCGGACCCGCGCCCCGACGCACCCAGCCTGTCCCACGGAGGCGAGTAA